The Streptomyces sp. Je 1-332 genome has a window encoding:
- a CDS encoding XRE family transcriptional regulator — MSDLDQLTQSLARNLKRWRSERGFTLDALAARAGVSRGMIIQIEQARTNPSVGITVKLADALGVSITTLLDYEQGSHVRLVPPEQAVRMWSTEAGSSTTLLVGTEARGPFELWAWKLMPGEGSDSDAHPPGTMELLHVAAGELTLLVDGVEHVVPAGSAASFEANVGHGYHNKGAVPVEMTMSVSVPPAHASSY; from the coding sequence GTGTCGGATCTCGATCAGCTCACCCAGTCCCTCGCCCGGAATCTCAAGAGGTGGCGCTCGGAACGGGGTTTCACGCTCGACGCGCTCGCGGCCCGCGCGGGCGTCAGCCGCGGCATGATCATCCAGATCGAGCAGGCCAGGACCAACCCCAGCGTCGGCATAACCGTCAAGCTGGCCGACGCTCTCGGTGTCAGCATCACCACGCTCCTCGACTACGAACAGGGATCCCACGTCCGGCTCGTGCCGCCGGAGCAGGCGGTGCGGATGTGGTCCACGGAGGCGGGCAGCAGTACGACGCTGCTCGTCGGGACCGAGGCGCGCGGGCCCTTCGAGCTGTGGGCGTGGAAGCTGATGCCCGGCGAGGGCAGCGACTCGGACGCGCACCCGCCGGGCACCATGGAGCTGCTGCACGTGGCCGCGGGTGAACTGACGCTCTTGGTGGACGGCGTGGAGCATGTCGTGCCCGCCGGGTCGGCCGCGTCGTTCGAGGCGAACGTGGGGCACGGCTATCACAACAAGGGTGCCGTGCCGGTCGAGATGACCATGTCGGTGTCGGTGCCCCCGGCGCACGCCTCGTCGTACTGA
- a CDS encoding YbaK/EbsC family protein, whose protein sequence is MRAPMGDFDVVRPAPEAIDLLVAPVAEAVRGWRGTVPAEQVLHVDTDPQWADTATFVEHYGQDILEQSANCVVVAGKRGGEASLAACLVLSTTRVDVNGAVRRQLGARKASFAPMDTATGETGMEYGGITPIGLPADWPLLVDAAVVDLPYVLIGSGSRRGKLIVPGKAFAELPNAVVLEGLGVAA, encoded by the coding sequence ATGCGTGCACCCATGGGAGATTTCGACGTCGTCCGCCCCGCGCCCGAGGCCATCGACCTCCTGGTCGCGCCCGTCGCCGAAGCCGTGCGCGGATGGCGCGGGACCGTGCCCGCCGAGCAGGTACTCCACGTCGACACCGACCCGCAGTGGGCCGACACCGCCACCTTCGTGGAGCACTACGGCCAGGACATCCTGGAGCAGTCCGCGAACTGCGTCGTCGTCGCGGGCAAGCGCGGCGGCGAGGCCTCGCTCGCCGCGTGCCTGGTCCTGTCCACCACCCGCGTCGACGTGAACGGCGCCGTACGCCGTCAACTCGGCGCCCGCAAGGCCTCGTTCGCCCCGATGGACACGGCGACCGGCGAGACCGGCATGGAGTACGGCGGCATCACGCCGATCGGCCTGCCCGCAGACTGGCCGCTGCTCGTGGACGCCGCCGTCGTCGACCTGCCGTACGTCCTGATCGGCAGCGGCAGCCGCCGGGGCAAGCTCATCGTGCCCGGCAAGGCGTTCGCCGAGCTGCCCAACGCGGTCGTGCTCGAAGGGCTCGGCGTCGCCGCCTGA